A window of Procambarus clarkii isolate CNS0578487 chromosome 69, FALCON_Pclarkii_2.0, whole genome shotgun sequence contains these coding sequences:
- the LOC123752565 gene encoding splicing factor 3A subunit 2-like: protein MAVDHRAAADHRAAADHRAAADHRAAADHRAAADHRAAADHRATIDHRASADHRTTHDPSPGTSIIGAGAPIIGAGAPIIGAGAPIIGAGAPIIAAGAPIIGPGALIIGPGALIIGPVASIIGAGAPITGAGAPIIGPGAPIIVPGARIIGPGAPIIVPGAPIIVPGAPIIGPGAPIIGAGAPIIGPGAPIIGPGAPIIIPGAPIIDPGAPILGAGTSSGAPTSLQHILNAK from the exons ATGGCAGTTGATCACAGAGCAGCAGCTGATCACAGAGCAGCAGCTGATCACAGAGCAGCAGCTGATCACAGAGCAGCAGCTGATCACAGAGCAGCAGCTGATCACAGAGCAGCAGCTGATCACAGAGCAACAATTGATCACAGAGCATCAGCTGATCACAGAACAACACATGACCCCA GTCCTGGAACTTCCATTATAGGTGCTGGAGCTCCCATTATAGGTGCTGGAGCTCCCATTATAGGTGCTGGAGCTCCCATTATAGGTGCTGGAGCTCCCATTATAGCTGCTGGAGCTCCCATTATAGGGCCTGGAGCTCTCATTATAGGGCCTGGAGCTCTCATTATAGGTCCTGTAGCTTCCATTATAGGTGCTGGAGCTCCCATTACAGGTGCTGGAGCTCCCATTATAGGTCCTGGAGCTCCCATTATAGTTCCTGGAGCTCGTATTATAGGTCCTGGAGCTCCCATTATAGTTCCTGGAGCTCCCATTATAGTTCCTGGAGCTCCTATTATAGGTCCTGGAGCTCCCATTATAGGTGCTGGAGCTCCCATTATAGGTCCTGGAGCTCCCATTATAGGTCCTGGAGCTCCCATTATAATTCCTGGAGCTCCCATTATAGATCCTGGAGCTCCCATTCTAGGTGCTGGAACTTCATCTGGAGCTCCAACGTCACTACAACATATATTGAACGCAAAGTGA